The Streptomyces sp. RKND-216 genomic sequence CGACGAGCTCGGACTCCTGCCGCTGATGGACCAGGTCCTGCGCAGCGGGCGCCCTCGCACGGTGAAGTCCCGCCGCGTGGCGCCCGCGCACGGGCCGCGCAGCACCGCGTACTACACCTTCACCTGCACGCCCATCCCCGCGGCCGGCGGCGGCGGCGTGCTCATCTTCGCTGCCGACGTCACCGACCAGGTCGAGTCGGCCGAGCGGGTCCGCAGCAGCGAACGACGGCAGCGCGAGGCCGCCGTCACCCTGCAACGCAGCCTGCTCCCGCAGGAACTGGAGCAGCCCGACGAACTCCGCGTCGCCGCCACCTACCAACCGGGCGGGACGGACGCCGCCGTCGGCGGCGACTGGTACGACGTCATCACCCTCGGCGCGGGCAGGACGGCCGTCGTCATCGGCGACGTGATGGGGCGGGGTGTCCGGGCCGCCGCCGTCATGGGCCAGCTCCGCACAGCCGTACGGGCCTACGCCCGACTGGACCTGCCGCCGCACGAGGTGCTGCAGCTGCTCGACGGTCTGGCCTCCGAGATCGACGCCAGCCAGATCGCGACCTGCGTCTACGCCGTGCACGACCCCAGCGAGGGCCGGCTGTACTACGCCTCCGCCGGACACCTCCCGATACTGGTCCGCGCGGCCGACGGCTCGGTGCAGTCCGCCAGCGACCCCACCGGCCCGCCGCTGGGCACCGGCGGCTGGCTGCACACCTCGGGCTCGCTCGCGCTCGAAGAGGGCGCCACGGCCCTGCTTTACACCGACGGCCTGGTCGAACGCCGCGACGCGGACATCGACGAAGGGCTCGCCGTCCTCGAGCGGGCCTTCGCGGGCGCCACCGGGCCCCCGGAGGTGGTGTGCGACCGGATGCTGCGCGCCCTGCGCATCACCGCCGAACACGACGACGACGTCGCCGTGCTGGTCCTCCAGCACCCCGAACGCACCGGGCACGACGCGGAGCTCTTCCGCGGCGCCTCCCTCGACCTGCTCGGCGGTAAGGAAGCCGCGCCGCGCGCCCGCGCGTTCGCCTCCGGCGTGCTGAGTTCCTGGCGGTTCTCCACCGAGGTGCAGGACCTGGGAGTGCTGGCCGCGAGCGAACTCGTCGCCAACTCTCTCCAGCACGGCACCCCGCCGATGCGGCTCCGGCTGCGGCGCACCGACCGGCGGCTCATCGTGGAGGTCACGGACGGGGACGACCATCTGCCGAGGCGCCGCCGCGCCGACCCGGTGGACGAGGCGGGGCGCGGCATCTCCATCGTCGCCACGGTCGCCTCGTCGTGGGGTTCGCGACGCACCCAGGGCGGCGGCAAGGCCGTCTGGTG encodes the following:
- a CDS encoding SpoIIE family protein phosphatase gives rise to the protein MNFTRWSARLPGTQRRTAAAQAAKGTKVRQPSGSQTGASGTVPAARGESGRTDAGHGEPHGGDTGRGERNGPKQGRAGRSRRGGPEGADPELPGAIEALTVHHLLGQVPALVAVVHGPDHRIAYVNDAYAEVFGPRRGGEPARTALPELDELGLLPLMDQVLRSGRPRTVKSRRVAPAHGPRSTAYYTFTCTPIPAAGGGGVLIFAADVTDQVESAERVRSSERRQREAAVTLQRSLLPQELEQPDELRVAATYQPGGTDAAVGGDWYDVITLGAGRTAVVIGDVMGRGVRAAAVMGQLRTAVRAYARLDLPPHEVLQLLDGLASEIDASQIATCVYAVHDPSEGRLYYASAGHLPILVRAADGSVQSASDPTGPPLGTGGWLHTSGSLALEEGATALLYTDGLVERRDADIDEGLAVLERAFAGATGPPEVVCDRMLRALRITAEHDDDVAVLVLQHPERTGHDAELFRGASLDLLGGKEAAPRARAFASGVLSSWRFSTEVQDLGVLAASELVANSLQHGTPPMRLRLRRTDRRLIVEVTDGDDHLPRRRRADPVDEAGRGISIVATVASSWGSRRTQGGGKAVWCEFALPAGS